One window of the Actinomyces wuliandei genome contains the following:
- a CDS encoding histidinol-phosphate transaminase produces MLPVRPGLEGCQPYGAPELDVPVRLNVNENPHSPQEQVIADVAAAVARAAAGLNRYPDRDFPALREALADYLARESGVRLAPGRIWAANGSNEVMLHLLQAFGGPGRVCLSATPTYSMYPEYARDTLTEYVTVPRRRDFSLDLEAVTALLRRRRPALMVLASPNNPTGTALPPQDLRAVLEAARGSGPQGATGGAPRGGQGRPGSSQAADCVVVVDEAYAEFRRPGVPSALELLDTYPHLAVTRTMSKAFGAAGLRLGYLAASADLVDWLRVVRLPYHLSSLTQAAALAALAHSEELMAQVASLRAERDALVSWLRSRGLDVCDSDANFVLFGAFADREAVWQHLLDDGVLVRVVGPEGYLRVSVGTPEETALFRRSLSAALASEALRPDAVTSTVVTTVLKEEA; encoded by the coding sequence GTGCTGCCCGTGCGCCCGGGGCTGGAGGGCTGCCAGCCCTACGGAGCCCCTGAGCTGGACGTGCCCGTGCGCCTTAACGTCAACGAGAACCCGCACTCCCCGCAGGAGCAGGTCATCGCCGACGTCGCTGCGGCTGTGGCCCGTGCGGCCGCAGGGCTCAACCGCTACCCGGACCGGGACTTTCCGGCTCTGAGGGAGGCGCTGGCTGACTACCTGGCCCGTGAGTCCGGGGTGCGCCTGGCACCGGGGAGGATCTGGGCAGCCAACGGCTCCAACGAGGTCATGCTCCACCTCCTCCAGGCCTTCGGAGGGCCGGGGAGGGTCTGCCTGTCCGCCACCCCGACCTACTCCATGTACCCCGAGTACGCCCGCGACACCCTCACCGAGTACGTGACCGTGCCACGCCGTAGGGACTTCTCCCTGGACCTGGAGGCAGTGACTGCCCTGCTACGGCGTCGTCGCCCCGCGCTCATGGTCCTGGCCAGCCCCAACAACCCTACGGGGACCGCCCTGCCGCCCCAGGACCTGCGCGCCGTCCTGGAGGCCGCTCGCGGGAGCGGGCCCCAGGGGGCGACGGGAGGTGCCCCAAGGGGAGGGCAAGGCCGTCCTGGCTCCTCCCAGGCTGCTGACTGCGTCGTCGTCGTGGACGAGGCCTATGCCGAGTTCCGGCGCCCGGGCGTGCCCAGCGCCCTGGAGCTCCTGGACACCTACCCCCACCTGGCTGTCACCCGCACCATGTCCAAGGCCTTTGGCGCAGCAGGCCTGCGACTGGGCTACCTGGCGGCCAGCGCCGACCTGGTTGACTGGCTGCGCGTGGTACGTCTGCCCTACCACCTGTCCTCCCTCACCCAGGCTGCCGCCCTGGCGGCACTGGCTCACAGCGAGGAGCTGATGGCGCAGGTGGCCTCCCTGCGGGCTGAGCGTGACGCCCTGGTGTCGTGGTTGCGCAGCAGGGGCCTTGACGTCTGTGACTCCGACGCCAACTTTGTCCTCTTCGGCGCCTTCGCCGACCGTGAGGCGGTCTGGCAGCACCTCCTGGACGACGGCGTCCTGGTCCGTGTCGTCGGTCCGGAGGGCTACCTGCGTGTCAGCGTGGGCACGCCTGAGGAGACGGCACTCTTCCGCCGGTCCCTGTCCGCTGCCCTGGCGTCTGAGGCCCTAAGACCTGACGCGGTGACGTCCACCGTCGTCACGACTGTCCTCAAGGAGGAAGCATGA
- the hisB gene encoding imidazoleglycerol-phosphate dehydratase HisB, giving the protein MSTPTPRTARVERATSESRVVVELSLDGTGTTDVSTTVPFYDHMLTTLGRHSLMDLRVQATGDTHIDVHHTVEDTAICIGQALRVALGDKRGIRRFGDALVPLDEALAQAVVDLSGRPYLVHEGESEAFVHHLIGGHFTGSMVRHVLEAIAYHAGVCLHVRVISGRDPHHVAEAEFKALARALRVAVEDDPRVEAVPSTKGAL; this is encoded by the coding sequence ATGAGCACACCGACCCCGAGAACCGCACGTGTGGAGCGGGCCACCAGTGAGTCCCGTGTGGTCGTCGAGCTGAGTCTTGACGGCACCGGTACCACGGACGTCTCCACCACGGTCCCCTTTTACGACCACATGCTCACGACCCTGGGCAGGCACTCGCTGATGGACCTGAGGGTCCAGGCCACAGGTGACACCCACATCGACGTCCACCACACCGTGGAGGACACGGCGATCTGTATCGGCCAGGCGCTGCGGGTGGCCCTGGGGGACAAACGGGGCATCCGTCGCTTCGGGGACGCCCTGGTGCCCTTGGACGAGGCCCTGGCGCAGGCTGTGGTGGACCTGTCCGGACGCCCCTACCTGGTGCACGAGGGGGAGTCCGAGGCCTTCGTCCACCATCTCATCGGCGGACACTTCACTGGCTCGATGGTCCGTCACGTGCTGGAGGCGATCGCCTACCACGCTGGCGTCTGCCTTCACGTGCGCGTCATATCTGGCCGTGACCCGCACCATGTCGCTGAGGCGGAGTTCAAGGCCCTGGCCCGGGCGCTGCGGGTGGCGGTCGAGGACGACCCCCGTGTGGAGGCGGTCCCCTCGACGAAAGGAGCCCTGTGA